TTACTAAATGGGTGAAAGGTTGGAAAAAGAAGGGTTGGAAGACGGCAGAAGGGAAACCCGTCCTCAACCAAGACCTCTGGGAAATGCTCGATGAACTCAATCTTCCCCGGATCGAGTGGCGGTATGTCCGGGGTCACGCAGGAAATGAGGGGAATGAGCGCTGCGATGCGATCGCTCGCGCTTTTGCGACGGGGAAGACTCCTTCCTTGCAACAACCCATAGCAGAAGAGTCAATTGTTTCACCCGCCACTAATTCCATTCATAACAAAACGATACAATCGAGTGACGTATCTTCTGACCCTTCTAACCTCGACCTTGTCATGGTAGATTCTACTATTCCATCTGCTCTTGATTCTCAAGACAATCTGCCCCGTGAGGTGAGAGTCGCTCAGCTGCGTAATCTGATAGAAACTCTCCACGTGGCTGACGAAATTGCTGCGAAAGGCTACCTAATTACTAGCTCTGAATTAGCTGACTTAATGGATGTCAATGCCAGCGCTGTCACCAGTCGCGGAGACCACTGGGGTTGGCGTAATTGGATTGTGTCGCGGGTTCGCCGCGAAGGCAATCAAATTCTCTGGCAGCTAGAACGGGTGGATGCCGTTAACAGTAATTTCGATTCTTAAATGAGTTTTGGTTTTGGGTAATTGGAAAAAAGTTTTGAGTTTTGAGTTTTGAATTAAAGAACTCTCTGATAACTCAAAATCCAACACTCATCACTTTCATTACCCCTTTGCTTCATCAAACTCAAAACTATCCATAACTCCGACCGCGCCACTGCTTAGGAATACGGATAGCAGATAGAAAAATTCGCAGTACGGCTAAAGGATCTGCCAGAGGGGAAAGATAAAAGTAAACAGGTAAAAGTAAAAAGTCAAAGTTTCTTTCCCGTTTACCTGTTTCCGATCCCCTAAAGCTGGGGGAGCGAACTCTGCTTTCATAAGATGGCGCGATCGCGAGTAACAACGCAAACCGAATCAATACCAGAAATAAATTTAACCCGACAGCAGCCACCACCGGAAGTGTAGAAGTTCCCATCACTAGCCAGCTGAGTAAAACTAAGGATGCGGGTAGAGGTAAACCTTGAACGGCGAATAGCAGCCACAAGTCCCCCCATATCTGACCTCTAGAAGCAGCATCTTTTAGGTCAAGCGATCGCCCCCACTCTTTCCAAGTTTCGGCTGCTCCCTCATACATCCGCACCTTCAAAACCTTTGCTCCATCCAGAAAGCCCACCTTGAACCCACGGGAGGCAATATTGCGGGCAAGGGTCACATCGTCACAAAAAGAACTCCGGGCGCTGGTATAACCCCCTACAGCCTCCAAAACAGAGCGACGGCACAGGAAACACTGACCGTTCGCCATCACCCGCTCCGGCGCTTGCGTATTTGTACCCGCTGGATCGAATCTATAAAGCAGGGTCATTAAGAGGGCTGGTTGCAGCCACCACTCCCCTGGATACTTCAAAATAAACTGCGGTGACAGGGAAATTAGGTCATAACCCTCTTCTTTTGCTGTCCTGAGCAAACCAGCAACTAAACCAGGAATTGCCTGAGTATCAGCGTCCATTCCTAAAATCCACTCGCTCTTTTCGCAGCTGTGCAAAAATCCGGTATGTAAAGCCCAAGGACGCCCCACCCAGCTTGGCGGTAAGGGGTCATCCGTCATTAAGCGGAACCGGGGATCTTGCTGCTGCGCTGCTTTCACTAACTCTGGAGTTCCATCTTGGGAACGACTATCAACAACGATAATCTCCCGGACTTCGTAACTTTGGCGGGTTAGTCCAGCTAGTGCTGGGCCAATTCGCTCCGCTTCATTTAAAGTTGGAACCACGACACTGACAGCACCCAAGAGTTCGGGTGTGGCAGTGTGGGGTTGAACGGGCGATCGCCGAGACGGCCCTTTCAAGAGCCGCGAGAGCAGGATCGCTGTTGCTGGTGCCTGAACGAGCAGCAGCAACAGCGAGAGTGCGCTCTGTATGGTTAACCAATCGACGTTCACTTCACCGCCACTTTGACTTGAGTCACTGGGATTTCTGACTTCAAACTGGCAGGGGTTTCCGGGATAGATTCGCGGATCTCTGGCGGTTGTGCCATTCGCCAGAGTGTCAAAGCCGGAACAACACCCACAAGAACGCCCAACGAGACAGGTATCCAATACCCAGCCGCCAAGCTCAATCCGGCTGCATATCCAAAGTTACTTAGATAAACGGTAAGTGGGAAACCTAGCCCAGAACGCTCCAATAAAATCGGCGTTTTTCTCCACAATATTGCTCCCACACCGATAAATAGCGAGCTAGTGCCAAACCAACCCGCATAATTGCCGTAGGGTGTGCCAAAGAAGGCTCCTGGGTGTTCCCAATACCAAAAAGGCACCATCGTCTGACTCATCGCTGGCTCCAGCGCAAAGTCCCAAGAGGTGAACATCATAGCAGCTACAGCGATCGCGCCCACATAGCGAACCAAGCCTGGATTTTGCCGAGTTTTTAGACCCGCACAGGCAATTAAATAAGAAACCAATCCCATATAAAACCAGGACAAGGGAATGGTAAAAGGTACCAGTCCACCAATCTTATACCCCAAGCCATTTAGGTAGCTGTAGTCACCAAATGGAAAGCCTGTACTGGTTCCCAGCAATTCACTTCCCAAAGACAGACACACCGCAGGCACCATGAAAGTAAGCCAGTGCCACAGGCCCAGCTTTCTATAGGCATAAATGGAAACGGCGACCGTTCCTAAGACGATATTCACCACTCCACCCCAAGCCATACTCCACTGGAATGCAGTCTGCCCAGTCTCCCCTAAATTCATAATTATTTCAGGATGGGGTACGACTAGCACTAGCCCTGCCAGTCCAAAAACCATCGTTACAATATGACCAATCAGGCAGAAACGCTCGACAGTGACAAGTTGCTTCATTGCAGAATTCTTACTTCTGTATGTTCTTAATAGTAGTTTACAAATGTTTGTCAAATAACCCCATGCTTGCGCGGCTGTCGTCGTTCGTCGTCGCTGAGAAGCCAAAATTTAGTTGGAAGTCTCAGAATCTCGTGCCGGAAGTTCAATTCAGTCGTTAGCCCAACGACCTCGATCAACCTCTAAAAATTCCGAACTTCAAGGCGGCTGCTGGATTCCAGACTTCGAGGGCAGGACTCAAAAGGAAAAACGACAATCAAATAATTTCTTCGCCAGTCGGCATTTGGTTCGTCCTTGTCGGCGGTCAGTAGGGGAAAGCAGTTAAGATATTGGCAGCAACACCCAAAAGGCTTTTTCACCAAAAACCTGTTGGTTGCTTTTTTAAGCTGGGTTTGCTCTCAAAGAGCAGCTCGCCCGACCCTATCGGCTTCATGGCGCATGTACTCAACATGACTTCATTTCTGCCTAAAGAAACCAAATTTGCGATCCGTCCCGTTCAATACCGCGACCTAGATGCGCTGGAACGGCTTGCCGCAGAAGATTTTGACGCAGGAGACCAAATTTACTCAACGGACAATCTGGGTAGAAAAGTTCATCAAATTCGACCCTGGTTTGGTCCGCTGAAGTTCTTAAGCTGGTTTCCCAATCCTTGTCAGCATACTTTTTGCGTTTATGTCGCAGAGCAGGATAACCAAGTTCGCGGCACGATCCAGGTTTCACCCTTCAACCGCACGCGCAGCACTTGGCGGGTTGAACAGGTAGTTTTGGAGACAGGGGTACCGGCAGAAGTTGGCTCGCAGCTTTTGCGTTATTGCTTTGAGTCAATCTTGGAAGCTCGTACTTGGTTGCTGGAAGTCAATGTTAACAACAAAGCAACACTGGCTCTTTACCGGCAGAACGGGTTTCAACCGTTAGCGCAGCTGACTTATTGGGCGATCGATCCAGAGCTGCTTTCATCACTGCAAGAGCGCGAACCGGATTTACCTAATCTTCTCCCAGTCAGCAATGCTGATGCCCAGCTACTCTATCAACTCGACACGGTATCAATGCCGCCGCTGCTACGCCAAGTTTACGACCGCCACATCCATGACTTCAAAACCAGCTTCGCTGGCGGGTTTCTCACCAGCTTAAAGCAATGGATTGGCAAGACGGTTAGCGTGAGTGGCTATGTATTTGAACCGCAGCGCAAGGCAGCAATTGGCTATTTTCAAATTTTTCTGTCCCGCGATGGCTCCCAACCTCATGTCGCTGAGTTGACCGTACATCCAGCCTACACTTGGCTATACCCAGAGCTACTTTGCCAAATGGCTCGGATTGCGAAGGATTACCCTTCCCAGTCCTTACAACTGGCTTCAGCCGACTACCAGCCAGAACGAGAAGAATATTTGGAACAATTGGGGGCAGAACGAATTTCCCACTCGCTCCTGATGTCTCGTTCTGTGTGGCACAAGCTACGGGAGGCAAAGCCCATTTCCCTAGAAGGGTTACAGTTGGCTGAAATGCTTCAGGGTCTCCAACCCGCCCGCAAAGCAGTACCGGGGCGGATGTCTTGGCTGAAGTCGAAGCATAAGAAGCCGCAGGTGGAACCGCAGAAGGATTTATCCTCCTCCGTGGCGCTGCCTCCAAAAGGGGGAATCGTACTGAATTCCCAATCCCTTGATGCCACGAAAGCTAGCCGCACAGAGCGGGGAGAAGAGAATGGAGAGAATCTCGGCACTGGGTTTGGATGTCGGTAAAAAACGGGTTGGGGTAGCTGGTTGCGATGGCACTGGATTGATTGCCACCGGAATTGATACGATTGAGCGCACTTCCTTTGAGCGGGATATCGAGCAACTGCGACGCCTGGTTGAGGAGCGACAAGCGCAAGTTCTGGTCGTCGGCTTACCCTATGCGATGGATGGAACGCTAGGGTTCCAGGCGCAGCAGGTGCAGAAATTTGCGACAAGAGTGGCAGCAGCTCTCGAGTTACCGTTGGAATATATGGATGAGCGGCTCACGTCTTATGAGGCAGAGGAACTGCTGAAAACAGAAAGGCGATCGCTCTCCCAAAATAAGCCTCTAATTGACCGGAAGGCGGCAGCTTTGATTTTGCAACGCTGGTTAGATGAACGTCGAGCCGCAAACAAAGTCGCCAAGCAACTTGTAGAAACAACCTATATCGCGTCTGGCGCACAGATAGAGACATCGGAAATTCCCAATTGATTTGCAATTCCCGATTACCCATCACCGATTCCCAAATCAGATGATAATATGAGAGATTGCTGCATTCTAAAAAATAGACTTTCTCCATGACTCTGCCGCAACAGCGTAAACACGAAATTATGACTGAGTATCAGGTTCACGAAACTGATACTGGCTCGACGGATCTCCAAATTGCGATGCTGACAGAACGCATCAATCGTCTCAGCACTCACCTCAAAGCCAACAAGAAGGATCATGCTTCCCGGCGAGGTTTGTTGACAATGATTGGTACCAGAAAGCGTCTCCTGTCCTACCTGCAAAAGGAAGATAGACCTCGCTATCAAGCCTTGATTGGTCGCCTGGGTATTCGCGGTTAAACCGCCGATAAACTTATGTCTTCAGAAGAATCCCAACGGAATCGCTTACCGTTTGAACCCGCTAAGAAGAATCGCAAAAAACCAGCGAAAAACCAACCCACAACCCCAAGCACTGCCAAAAAGGAAGGTCAAGAGCCTTCCTCAAAAAAACTTGAATCATCGGCAGTCCCAGAGGTGGTGAGCAAGCGCATGGTTCGCCGGATGGCTCTTTTTTGCGGCATTCCTAGCGCTTTAGGCATTTTGACTTTTATTGTCAGCTATGTCGTGGTTAGCCAGCACTGGTTTAAGTTGCCCAACGCCGCAGTTGTACTTGTGAGTATGGGCTTCTTTGGGTTGGGCGTTCTGGGATTAAGTTACGGGGTTCTCTCAGCCTCCTGGGACGAAGAGAGACTGGGTAGTAAAATCGGCTGGAACGAGTTCACCACGAACTGGGGACGGATGACAGCAGCGTGGCGTTCTGCTGGGCAAAAGGATTCATAAATCCCGCGCAAATACCAGCAGTTCAAAGGTGAGTTTTACTTATAAGTTGTTTAGAGAACGATTGCCATCGGTCTCGCTCTTTCCTGGGGTTTGAACCCCAGGCTATTTTCATTTTTTGCTGGAGAGATAAACTCGGCGGTCTATCTAGGCAAAGCTAGAGAAGTATTATCTCTGGTGACTTTTGAAAAGCGAGATATTCGGCAGATAAGCAACCGAATTATGGATTTGGAAAAATGATTGTAGTCATGAAAGCTGGCACTCCAGAGGTCGAGATTGAGCGCGTTAGCTCTGAACTCGGCACTTGGGGACTGACACCAGAAAAAATTGTCGGGAAGCACAAGGTGGTATTAGGTCTGGTTGGTGAGACAGCGGACTTAGATCCCCTCCAAATGCAAGAAATTAGCCCTTGGGTTGAACAAGTTCTGCGGGTTGAGCAGCCCTTTAAACGGGCAAGCCGCGATTATCGTCACGGTGAAGCGAGTGACGTTGTGGTATCAACGCCTAACGGTAATGTCACTTTTGGCGAACACCATCCTTTAGTGGTGGTGGCTGGCCCTTGTTCGGTCGAAAACGAAGAGATGATTATTGAAACCGCACGTCGAGTTAAGGCGGCGGGAGCGCAGTTCTTGCGCGGCGGTGCTTATAAACCTCGGACTTCGCCCTATGCTTTTCAAGGACACGGTGAGAGTGCCTTGAATTTGCTAGCGGCGGCGCGGGAAGCGACAGGCTTGGGCATCATTACAGAACTGATGGATAGCCCTGAATTGGATGTGGTGGCAGAATTTGCTGACGTGATCCAAATTGGTGCCAGAAATATGCAAAATTTCTCTCTGTTGAAGAAAGTAGGGGCGCAAGAAAAGCCTGTGCTGCTGAAGCGGGGAATGGCGGCGACGATTGAAGATTGGTTGATGGCGGCGGAGTATATTATGGCTGCTGGCAACCCGAACGTGATTTTGTGCGA
This genomic stretch from Coleofasciculus sp. FACHB-1120 harbors:
- the rnhA gene encoding ribonuclease HI — translated: MPLTRTIQSIYTDGACVGNPGPGGWGVVVYFTDGSVYEMGDADPATTNNRMEMQAAIGALKLVNGIGQEEPITLYTDSEYLKNGVTKWVKGWKKKGWKTAEGKPVLNQDLWEMLDELNLPRIEWRYVRGHAGNEGNERCDAIARAFATGKTPSLQQPIAEESIVSPATNSIHNKTIQSSDVSSDPSNLDLVMVDSTIPSALDSQDNLPREVRVAQLRNLIETLHVADEIAAKGYLITSSELADLMDVNASAVTSRGDHWGWRNWIVSRVRREGNQILWQLERVDAVNSNFDS
- the cruG gene encoding 2'-O-glycosyltransferase CruG; this translates as MNVDWLTIQSALSLLLLLVQAPATAILLSRLLKGPSRRSPVQPHTATPELLGAVSVVVPTLNEAERIGPALAGLTRQSYEVREIIVVDSRSQDGTPELVKAAQQQDPRFRLMTDDPLPPSWVGRPWALHTGFLHSCEKSEWILGMDADTQAIPGLVAGLLRTAKEEGYDLISLSPQFILKYPGEWWLQPALLMTLLYRFDPAGTNTQAPERVMANGQCFLCRRSVLEAVGGYTSARSSFCDDVTLARNIASRGFKVGFLDGAKVLKVRMYEGAAETWKEWGRSLDLKDAASRGQIWGDLWLLFAVQGLPLPASLVLLSWLVMGTSTLPVVAAVGLNLFLVLIRFALLLAIAPSYESRVRSPSFRGSETGKRERNFDFLLLPVYFYLSPLADPLAVLRIFLSAIRIPKQWRGRSYG
- the cruF gene encoding gamma-carotene 1'-hydroxylase CruF yields the protein MKQLVTVERFCLIGHIVTMVFGLAGLVLVVPHPEIIMNLGETGQTAFQWSMAWGGVVNIVLGTVAVSIYAYRKLGLWHWLTFMVPAVCLSLGSELLGTSTGFPFGDYSYLNGLGYKIGGLVPFTIPLSWFYMGLVSYLIACAGLKTRQNPGLVRYVGAIAVAAMMFTSWDFALEPAMSQTMVPFWYWEHPGAFFGTPYGNYAGWFGTSSLFIGVGAILWRKTPILLERSGLGFPLTVYLSNFGYAAGLSLAAGYWIPVSLGVLVGVVPALTLWRMAQPPEIRESIPETPASLKSEIPVTQVKVAVK
- a CDS encoding GNAT family N-acetyltransferase, translated to MTSFLPKETKFAIRPVQYRDLDALERLAAEDFDAGDQIYSTDNLGRKVHQIRPWFGPLKFLSWFPNPCQHTFCVYVAEQDNQVRGTIQVSPFNRTRSTWRVEQVVLETGVPAEVGSQLLRYCFESILEARTWLLEVNVNNKATLALYRQNGFQPLAQLTYWAIDPELLSSLQEREPDLPNLLPVSNADAQLLYQLDTVSMPPLLRQVYDRHIHDFKTSFAGGFLTSLKQWIGKTVSVSGYVFEPQRKAAIGYFQIFLSRDGSQPHVAELTVHPAYTWLYPELLCQMARIAKDYPSQSLQLASADYQPEREEYLEQLGAERISHSLLMSRSVWHKLREAKPISLEGLQLAEMLQGLQPARKAVPGRMSWLKSKHKKPQVEPQKDLSSSVALPPKGGIVLNSQSLDATKASRTERGEENGENLGTGFGCR
- the ruvX gene encoding Holliday junction resolvase RuvX; translation: MERISALGLDVGKKRVGVAGCDGTGLIATGIDTIERTSFERDIEQLRRLVEERQAQVLVVGLPYAMDGTLGFQAQQVQKFATRVAAALELPLEYMDERLTSYEAEELLKTERRSLSQNKPLIDRKAAALILQRWLDERRAANKVAKQLVETTYIASGAQIETSEIPN
- the rpsO gene encoding 30S ribosomal protein S15, with the protein product MTLPQQRKHEIMTEYQVHETDTGSTDLQIAMLTERINRLSTHLKANKKDHASRRGLLTMIGTRKRLLSYLQKEDRPRYQALIGRLGIRG
- a CDS encoding PAM68 family protein; this encodes MSSEESQRNRLPFEPAKKNRKKPAKNQPTTPSTAKKEGQEPSSKKLESSAVPEVVSKRMVRRMALFCGIPSALGILTFIVSYVVVSQHWFKLPNAAVVLVSMGFFGLGVLGLSYGVLSASWDEERLGSKIGWNEFTTNWGRMTAAWRSAGQKDS
- the aroF gene encoding 3-deoxy-7-phosphoheptulonate synthase, which gives rise to MIVVMKAGTPEVEIERVSSELGTWGLTPEKIVGKHKVVLGLVGETADLDPLQMQEISPWVEQVLRVEQPFKRASRDYRHGEASDVVVSTPNGNVTFGEHHPLVVVAGPCSVENEEMIIETARRVKAAGAQFLRGGAYKPRTSPYAFQGHGESALNLLAAAREATGLGIITELMDSPELDVVAEFADVIQIGARNMQNFSLLKKVGAQEKPVLLKRGMAATIEDWLMAAEYIMAAGNPNVILCERGIRTFDRQYARNTLDLSAIPVLRTLTHLPIMIDPSHGTGKSEYVPAMAMASIAAGADSLMIEVHPNPKKALSDGPQSLTPERFDRLMLEMSVIGKAVGRWPEPAVALA